A stretch of DNA from Oculatellaceae cyanobacterium:
ACTATCCACATATAACTAATAACTGCAATGCTACCCCATCTACCAGAAATTATTGATGGATTACCGAATATTTCAGGTTGGGAACAGGAAGTGCTATCTGTGGTTCAACGAAATGAACCTGTATTTTTACCTAGAACAAATATTCGGTTAGAGGATATAACTGCTGTTTTTGCGATCGCACTGCATATGCACCAGCCTACAATACCTGCTGGGGCTAATGGCGAACTAATTAGCAATCTGCAATATATGTTTGAGCATCCCCATATACCAGACAACCATAATGCAACTACATTTGCATATTGCTATAGTCGCATGGCAGATTTTATCCCTGAACTTGTGGCTAACGGTTGTAATCCTCGCATTATGCTAGATTACTCTGGAAATTTACTCTGGGGATTGCGACAAATGGGGCGCGGAGATGTCTTAGAAAATCTCAAGCGCATCACCACAGATTCTAACTACCAGCCTTATGTAGAATGGCTGGGTACAATGTGGAGTCATACCGTTGCACCTTCTACTCCCATACCAGATATCAAACTACATATCCTGGCATGGCAACATCATTTTGCAGCTATTTTTGGTTGGGAGGCTTTAGCGCGCGTTAAAGGATTTTCTCCCCCAGAAATGCACCTACCTAACCATCCTGATACCTTATTTCAATTTGTCAAAGCACTTAAAGAATGTGGCTATCGTTGGTTGCTAGTGCAAGAACATACTGTTGAAACTTTAACAGGTCAACCTCTGCAATACAAGCATTTACCTCATCGTTTAGTTGCCCGTAATTCCTATGGTGAAGAAGCCAGCATTACCGCTTTAATTAAAACTCAAGGTTCAGATACAAAATTAGTTGCTCAAATGCAGCCTTACTACGAAGCTAAAACATTATCTAAACAACAAATAGGTAATGTATTAATACCACCAATAGTTAGCCAAATTGGAGATGGTGAAAATGGTGGAGTAATGATGAATGAATTTCCTAGCGGGTTTAAGCAAGCTTGGTATGAAATGCTAAATCAAGGCGGTGGAACTTCTGGCGTTGTTGGTGTAACAGGTACAGAATATTTAGAACTAATTGAAGCAGCAGGTTGTACACCAGATGATTATCCGACTTGCCAAGCAATCAACCAACACCAAATTTGGCAGCGAGTTGCACCAGAAAATTCTTCCCCCGAAGCTGTCACTAATGCCATTAATGAGTTAAAACAAACTAATCATAACTTTCACATGGATGGCGCATCTTGGACAAATCATATTAGTTGGGTACAGGGTTATGACAATGTTTTAACTCCCCTTAATCAACTAAGTGCATTATTCCACGAAAAAATAGCTCCTGCGGTTCAATCTAATTCTGAAGATGTTTCATCAAAAACTCTCACCCAACAACCTGAATATCGTGAAGCATTAATGCACAATCTTTTGTTGCAAACTAGCTGTTTTCGTTATTGGGGACAAGGCGCGTGGACTGACTACGCCCGTGAAATTTACAAACGTGGTGAAGAAGTTATTCAGCATAAGTTTTAGCAAAAAAGCTGACTAGAGATCCCCCTTAATAAGGGGGACTTGAAATTTCCACCCTCTCCTTATTAAGGGGAGAGGCTGGGGGTGGGGTAAAACTGATAATCAAGCATTTTATCCCTAATCAAGTCGAAGTATTTATAATAAAAGAAAACACCTTAAAATCATGAATTCTTTCAGTTACTTT
This window harbors:
- a CDS encoding glycosyl hydrolase family 57; this translates as MLPHLPEIIDGLPNISGWEQEVLSVVQRNEPVFLPRTNIRLEDITAVFAIALHMHQPTIPAGANGELISNLQYMFEHPHIPDNHNATTFAYCYSRMADFIPELVANGCNPRIMLDYSGNLLWGLRQMGRGDVLENLKRITTDSNYQPYVEWLGTMWSHTVAPSTPIPDIKLHILAWQHHFAAIFGWEALARVKGFSPPEMHLPNHPDTLFQFVKALKECGYRWLLVQEHTVETLTGQPLQYKHLPHRLVARNSYGEEASITALIKTQGSDTKLVAQMQPYYEAKTLSKQQIGNVLIPPIVSQIGDGENGGVMMNEFPSGFKQAWYEMLNQGGGTSGVVGVTGTEYLELIEAAGCTPDDYPTCQAINQHQIWQRVAPENSSPEAVTNAINELKQTNHNFHMDGASWTNHISWVQGYDNVLTPLNQLSALFHEKIAPAVQSNSEDVSSKTLTQQPEYREALMHNLLLQTSCFRYWGQGAWTDYAREIYKRGEEVIQHKF